CATCGGACGGATTGTCGCCGCGATTGATGAATCCGGACAACGTTCCAACACGTTAATCGTGTTCACATCTGACAACGGCGGCCAACGAGCCTGGAGTGCTCCCGCCAATCAATACGAAGGCCGCTATGAAGCTCACACAACGCTGGGTAACAACCTGCCGTTGCGTGGCTGGAAAACCGAACTGTACGAAGGTGGCATCCGTGTACCCTGCTGCGTGAACTGGCCCGGCGAGATACCAGCTGGCAAGACAAGCGACGCCCCGGTGTGTATCACCGACTGGTTTCCGACCTTCTGCCAGTTGACCGGCAAACCGGCCGACGAAAAGTGGAAGACGTCCGGCAAGGATCTGTGGCCGATGCTACTCGGGAAGTCCACACCGGAGCCGCGCACTCTGTATTGGAAGATACGTGAACGTTCGGCGCTGCGTCATGGATCATGGAAACTCATTGCCGACAACGACGGTCCGTCGCGCGAGTTGTTCGATCTGGAGAACGATCCCAACGAAACCACAAATCTGGCGGCCACGCAGCCGAAGCGAGTCGCAGAACTCACCCGCCTTCTGCAGGAACAGCAACAGCGCGATCGCCCGTAACTGCGGTGCTTAAATGAAACGACGCCAGCGAGTCCGTTTACCGGGTCTCACTGGCGTCGGCTTCCGACTGATGGCTTCCCGCAGGAACAGCCATCAACTTATTCAATCCCGAACTTCTCGTTCAGGCGGTGCTTTCAGCTTCCGACAACTCCATTTCCGGTATCACGGCGTCGCGCCGTTCCGCTCGCATTGCCAGCGGTCGTTTGAGTTTTGTCAGCACAATTCTTCGAGCGCGTTCGGTTGCTTTTGCGACGGCCCCCCAAACGTTTTCGTGACGAGCCGACGTTGTCAGGACATCAAAGCCGGGCATCACAACGTTGACTCGACATTCCTTGTCAACGCCGCCACGAGGACCATTGGTATCGGAGAGAGTCACGCTCACTTCGGAAATTCGATTTTCAAACCGGGCTAATGCCTGTGCTAATCGATCTGCGACGGATTCTCGAAACGTACTCCGAGTTCGGCGGGGAGTGGTCACTGAAATTTCCATCATGCTTTCCAATCTGAAACGAAGAAAAGGAAACTGTCCGGAAGACTGGTCGCCCACCGGACCTATCTCGTCATACCAGCATACCATCGCATTCTGGTTGGTACAAAAGTTCTTCAATACGAACGCGGATGGTTCCGCTGGGAACTTCCCATTTTACCGAATCCCCGACGCGATTCCCTAAAATTGCGGTCCCGATTGGCGCTAAAACAGACAGTCGACGTGCCGAAATATCAGCATCGTTCGGGTAAACCAGCGTATAGACGTCTTCTTCGCGATCTTTCATGTGCCGGAGCCGGACGGTCGAATTCATCGTGACGACACTTGGCGGCACCTTGTCCGAAGCAACTACGCTGGCCTTGTCGAGTTCACCACGCAGCGCTCGCAGATACGGCTTTTCACTAATCCCAGACGTAACGTCGGTGTTGAGCACATACTGCAGATGTTGCAGATCGTCTCTGGTGATGACAATTTTTCGTCGAGCCATGGTGACTCCTCATTCGAAAACTTGTTAGCGGCGAATGATTAACGACTGAGGTAATACAGCGCCAGAAATGTGATGAGCGGAACCATTCCCAAGAGCGCGGTCGCGACGACAGACCTGGCGACGAATGCCATTTCTTCGTCACCGCTGACTTCAATCATCGAACCGGATAGGAATCCGATATCGTGCGCGCGATGCTTCTGGAGACGTTTGCGTTCATTCGAAACGCGTCCGCGACGAGGCTGATGGCCGTCGCTATACTTCTGACTCCGACGTGGCAGGGCAGGGCTGGCTGGCATGATGTTCTTCCTCTCAAAAACGCATGTCGTCCCTGTTGTGTTTCATCCTTTGCTTCTGTTGAATGCGTAATGCAAGTGGTGGGCCAAAGCCGCAACGGTAAGACAACGCCCGCTCAAACGCTGAGGTAAACGCGTCTGAAAGCCAGGCGATCGCCTATGCAGGGGCCGTCACAACAAGGCCAGAAGACTCGCGGGGGAATGGAATCGCCACAGCGTCAAAGATGGAACGCAGCGGTTTAGCGCAAACGGCAGGCGACACCTGTCTACCGTAGCTGACACTGCCAACACGTCACCGAGCGTTCGTTGCCCATGGTTTGGCAAGGCCAGCCACGGTTCGGCCGCGTCTGAGAGAAGGCGATATTGCTAGATCAGTTACGGAACTCAGATGCTGCAATTCCGTGCTTATTCAACAGCTTGTGCATTCCCTGACGAGATAAACCGGCCTTCTGAGCGGCTTGGGAAATGTTGCCACCGTGCTTGTTTAGCAACGCCGTGAGATAGCTATGATCGGCGGCGTCCAACGCTTCTTCGCGTGAAATTTCGGTCAATGCCACGTCAGTCTTCGAATACGACGCCGGCAGTTCACGGATACCCTTCGGCAAATCGCCCAATTCAATCGTTTGTGACCGAGCCAGCGCCACGGCGCGTTCTACTACGTTTCGCAGTTCGCGAATGTTACCCGGCCAACCATACTGTCGAAACAGTTCAAGCACGTCGCCAGAAAACCCGACCACGCGAAAGTCGCCGGGCTGCAACATCTCAAGAAAGTGTCGAGCCAGCAGCAGAATATCGTCACCGCGTTCGCGCAGCGGCGGCAGTTCTACATGGATGACACCCAAACGATAGAACAGGTCGCGGCGAAAACGCCCCGCGTTGACTTCGACGGCCAGGTCCCGGTTCGTTGCACAAATGTACCGCGTATCGACCTGGATCGGCTGACTCTTCCCGACCGGCGTGAAGGTCTGTTCCTGCACAGCTCGCAACAGTTTGGCCTGAGACGCCATGGGCAGTTCTCCCAGTTCGTCAAAGAACGCCGTGCCGCGATCACACTGCAGCAGCAAGCCGTCCTGATCCTTGACCGCTCCGGTGAACGAGCCTTTTGCATGACCGAAGACCATCGATTCGAACAAGGACTCCGGTATCGCTGTGCAGTCGATAATCTGAAACTTGTGGTCTCGCCGACGACTGTGTTGGTGAATGGCTTTCGCAACAACCTCTTTGCCTGTGCCGCTTTCGCCGGTTAGCAACACGTTCGTATCTGTTCGAGCGACCCGGTCAACGATTTCCAGCACTTCCAGCATCGGTTCGCTGCGGCCGATGATTTCCGGGAACTCCGCGCACAACGATTCCCGATCGGATTGTGACGCCGCCTCGTCTGCGTGTGTGTCGTCTGGCTGCGCCAGGACTCGGCGAACACTCGTCAGCAGGTCCTCAAACTTTACTGGCTTCAACAGGTAGTCTGCGATGCCCAGGCGAACGGCTTCAATTGCCGTCGGCAACGAGGGCACGCCCGTGATGACAATCAGAGGAATGTGTGGCCACTGCGAACGTCCTTTTTGTAGAAGTTCCAGCTTCAGATTGCCCGGCATGTTGAGGTCGGACAAAATCAAATCGAAGGGCTTCTGCTGCAGCAGATCCAAAGCCGAATCGGCGTCAGGAACGCATTCGCATTCGTAGCCTGCCTTTCGAAGCAGTTGCCCGGTCGTCCGCAGATACAGCGGTTCATCGTCCGCGATCAAAATTCGTTTCATAGCGAAATCATACCTGCTTTAACCGGCGCGGCAGTGTGACTTTAAAACAGGCCCCGTTTGTAAACTTGTGATCGACATCAATCGCGCCGTTCATTGCTTCGGCCAAACTACGCGATACAGACAGGCCCAGCCCCATGCCCTGGCGAGTCGTGTCGCTTTTTGTCGTGAAGAAAGGCTCGAACAACCGCTTGGCCACATCAGCCGTGACTCCTGCGCCCTGGTCTGTGACGGAGATCGTGGCCTGGAGGTTCGACAAAGTAAACTCGATTTTGACAACGCCCGACCGCGGCGATGCCTGAATGGCGTTGCGAACGATATTAAACAGGATCTGTTTAACTTCGCCTTCGCGTAGTTCCACTTGAGTGGCTTCCAGCTGTTCCGCAGGCTGGCACTGCCCGGTGATCACGTCGATTTGCACTTTGGATTTTGTTGCCTGCGGCTGCAACAACGCGACAACGCCTGCGATCGTGCGTTCCAAATCGAACGTCGTGGCCTGCTGCTGGCTGGGGCGATAAAGCTGGTACATCTGATGCGTGATGGCGCTGATGCGATCGATTTCACTGTCGATCAGTTCCAGCAATTCGTAGTTCTCATCGTCTTCAGGCAGGCTGCTCTTGAACAACGCGAACGCATTTCGAATACCGGCCAGCGGGTTGTTGACCTCATGAGCGACTCCGGCCGCCATCTGCCCCAGCGCGGCTAACTTTTCCATTCGAAGGCGGTGCTCTTCCAGTTGAGCGATCTTGGCCGTGCGTTCCTGAACAAGCTGCTCCAGGTGCTGATTGTGCATGCGAAGTTCTTCGCGCAGCTGGTGGCGTTCCGTCACATCTCGCACACTGGCGCGAAACCCCAGATGCCGGTGTGAAAGATCCGACATGGGTTGCCAGGAAACCGCCATCCAACGTTCACTACCATCGCGATGCTGCCCGCGAAATTCGACATCGTTGCCACTGCCCCCCTCTTTGGCATCGGCCATGACGGCCGCCACTTTTTCGCGATCTTCAACCGCCACCAGCGGCAGCGGGTAGTCCGGCATTTTCAGGCACTCAGCCGGCGAGCAGCCCGTCATTCGTTCGACCGCTGCGTTGACCCACACCAGTTTTCCATCCGGCGCGTGCCAGCTTTCCCAGTCGTAGGTGCAGTCCGCGATCGCTCGAAACACATCGTGGTCAATGTGTCCGGCAGAAATCAGATTACCGAAGTCCTGTTCCTGTTCGTTTGTCATGCTAAACATTCTAACCGGGGCGATGGCGAACACCATGCGAGCCATCGTCGGAAAACGCTCCCGCCAGTGGCAGCCGAAACCAGACTGGATCGGCAAAGGCCCATCGTCCGCAGAAAGTCTAACA
This DNA window, taken from Fuerstiella marisgermanici, encodes the following:
- a CDS encoding HPF/RaiA family ribosome-associated protein — protein: MTTPRRTRSTFRESVADRLAQALARFENRISEVSVTLSDTNGPRGGVDKECRVNVVMPGFDVLTTSARHENVWGAVAKATERARRIVLTKLKRPLAMRAERRDAVIPEMELSEAESTA
- the rnk gene encoding nucleoside diphosphate kinase regulator translates to MARRKIVITRDDLQHLQYVLNTDVTSGISEKPYLRALRGELDKASVVASDKVPPSVVTMNSTVRLRHMKDREEDVYTLVYPNDADISARRLSVLAPIGTAILGNRVGDSVKWEVPSGTIRVRIEELLYQPECDGMLV
- a CDS encoding sigma-54-dependent transcriptional regulator — translated: MKRILIADDEPLYLRTTGQLLRKAGYECECVPDADSALDLLQQKPFDLILSDLNMPGNLKLELLQKGRSQWPHIPLIVITGVPSLPTAIEAVRLGIADYLLKPVKFEDLLTSVRRVLAQPDDTHADEAASQSDRESLCAEFPEIIGRSEPMLEVLEIVDRVARTDTNVLLTGESGTGKEVVAKAIHQHSRRRDHKFQIIDCTAIPESLFESMVFGHAKGSFTGAVKDQDGLLLQCDRGTAFFDELGELPMASQAKLLRAVQEQTFTPVGKSQPIQVDTRYICATNRDLAVEVNAGRFRRDLFYRLGVIHVELPPLRERGDDILLLARHFLEMLQPGDFRVVGFSGDVLELFRQYGWPGNIRELRNVVERAVALARSQTIELGDLPKGIRELPASYSKTDVALTEISREEALDAADHSYLTALLNKHGGNISQAAQKAGLSRQGMHKLLNKHGIAASEFRN
- a CDS encoding two-component system sensor histidine kinase NtrB, producing MTNEQEQDFGNLISAGHIDHDVFRAIADCTYDWESWHAPDGKLVWVNAAVERMTGCSPAECLKMPDYPLPLVAVEDREKVAAVMADAKEGGSGNDVEFRGQHRDGSERWMAVSWQPMSDLSHRHLGFRASVRDVTERHQLREELRMHNQHLEQLVQERTAKIAQLEEHRLRMEKLAALGQMAAGVAHEVNNPLAGIRNAFALFKSSLPEDDENYELLELIDSEIDRISAITHQMYQLYRPSQQQATTFDLERTIAGVVALLQPQATKSKVQIDVITGQCQPAEQLEATQVELREGEVKQILFNIVRNAIQASPRSGVVKIEFTLSNLQATISVTDQGAGVTADVAKRLFEPFFTTKSDTTRQGMGLGLSVSRSLAEAMNGAIDVDHKFTNGACFKVTLPRRLKQV